From a single Poseidonibacter antarcticus genomic region:
- a CDS encoding uracil-xanthine permease family protein: MSKESELIYKLDDKPGAKESFFAALQHLLASFIGIITPTLIIGGVLGLGSEIPYLISMALMVSGVGTIIQAKKPLGIGTGMICVQGTSFAFLSSILAAGFIAKANGGGPDEILAMIFGVCVLGAFIEIGLSQVLGKLKRIITPIVTGTVITIIGISLIKIGFTDMAGGTWLMNNKPEFFASFENLFLGVIVMITIIIANKSSNQWIRLSSIIIGMAVGFIIAMFMGKVDFSTFNKVESIISMPIPFKYGFNFDIAAFIPVAIIYLITAIESSGDITANCMISNQPIKGKSYFERIKGGVLADGCNSLIAGVFNTFPNTTFSQNNGVIQLTGIASRYIGVWIGALLIILGLFPHIGAIFRALPTPVLGGATIIMFATVAVAGIKIISQVNLNRRNMLILAISFGVGLGVLLVPQILTTFSNNIGGDLGKIINSVLGSPVTAGGLTAILATLFIAQPEDITEVPSRTPIEHDVVTPASSSI, from the coding sequence ATGAGTAAAGAATCAGAATTAATCTACAAACTAGATGATAAGCCAGGTGCAAAAGAATCATTTTTCGCCGCATTACAACATCTTTTAGCAAGTTTTATAGGTATTATAACCCCAACATTAATTATTGGTGGAGTATTAGGTTTAGGAAGTGAAATTCCTTACTTAATATCTATGGCACTAATGGTTTCAGGAGTTGGAACAATTATTCAAGCAAAAAAACCACTTGGAATTGGTACAGGGATGATATGTGTTCAAGGTACAAGTTTTGCATTTTTAAGTTCTATTTTAGCAGCTGGATTTATTGCCAAAGCTAATGGTGGAGGTCCTGATGAAATCTTAGCGATGATTTTTGGGGTATGTGTACTTGGAGCTTTTATTGAAATTGGTTTAAGTCAAGTATTAGGAAAATTAAAAAGAATTATTACACCAATTGTAACAGGAACAGTTATTACTATTATTGGTATTAGTTTAATTAAAATTGGATTTACTGATATGGCAGGTGGTACATGGTTAATGAATAATAAACCTGAATTCTTTGCTAGTTTCGAGAATTTATTTTTAGGTGTGATTGTAATGATTACTATTATTATTGCTAATAAGTCTTCAAACCAATGGATTAGATTATCTTCTATTATTATTGGTATGGCAGTTGGTTTTATTATTGCTATGTTTATGGGAAAAGTAGATTTTTCCACTTTTAATAAAGTAGAATCAATTATTAGTATGCCTATTCCTTTTAAATATGGTTTCAATTTTGATATCGCTGCATTTATACCTGTTGCAATTATTTATTTAATTACAGCAATAGAATCATCAGGAGATATTACTGCAAATTGTATGATTTCAAATCAGCCAATTAAGGGAAAATCTTATTTTGAAAGAATAAAAGGTGGTGTTTTAGCTGATGGTTGTAATTCTTTAATCGCAGGAGTTTTTAATACTTTTCCAAATACAACATTTTCTCAAAATAATGGTGTAATTCAATTAACTGGAATTGCAAGTAGATATATTGGAGTATGGATTGGAGCTTTATTAATTATTCTTGGATTATTCCCTCATATTGGAGCTATATTTAGAGCTTTACCAACTCCTGTATTAGGTGGTGCAACTATTATTATGTTTGCAACAGTTGCAGTTGCTGGTATTAAAATAATATCTCAAGTAAATCTTAATAGAAGAAATATGCTTATTTTAGCAATCTCTTTTGGTGTTGGTTTAGGTGTTTTATTAGTGCCTCAAATTCTTACAACATTCTCTAATAATATTGGTGGAGATCTTGGAAAAATTATAAATAGTGTATTAGGTTCTCCTGTTACAGCTGGTGGATTAACTGCAATTCTTGCAACTTTATTTATTGCACAACCTGAAGATATTACAGAAGTGCCAAGTAGAACACCAATTGAACATGATGTTGTAACACCTGCAAGTTCATCAATATAA
- a CDS encoding 8-oxoguanine deaminase, translated as MSKKIWIKNPLTILAKNSDGGIVINGTKIVELVPKGATPTLLVDEVYDAKDSVVLPGLINTHHHFYQTLTRAYPTALNKELFPWLTSLYTVWEHLDSEMIYQSTKLALSELLLSGCTTASDHHYVFSDSTKDAIDIQMNVAKELGMRVVLTRGSMSLGKKDGGLPPQSVVQDEQIILEDSIRLIKKYHQKEEGAMTQLALAPCSPFSVSTDLMIESAKLAKEYDVCLHTHLAETIDEEEFCLKKFGMRTVDYLEHTNWLHNKTWLAHGIHFNDEEIQRLGAANVGICHCPTSNMMLASGICKTLELEKAGVVIGIGVDGSASNDGSNMIQEVRMAMYLQRLKYGSSKITHQKAYEWATKGSAQVLRREDIGEIAVGKEADIAMFKLDELRFSGSHDPLAALLLCGAQKAHRVMIAGNWKVKDGEILDLDIKKLQFEHTKQAQNLYIKANSI; from the coding sequence ATGAGTAAGAAAATTTGGATAAAAAACCCTTTAACAATTTTAGCAAAGAATTCTGATGGTGGAATTGTTATTAATGGTACAAAAATAGTTGAGTTAGTTCCTAAAGGAGCTACTCCAACACTTTTAGTTGATGAAGTTTATGATGCAAAAGATTCTGTAGTGTTGCCTGGTCTTATAAATACACATCATCATTTTTATCAAACTCTAACTCGTGCTTATCCTACTGCATTAAACAAGGAATTATTTCCTTGGTTAACATCACTTTATACAGTTTGGGAACACCTAGACTCAGAAATGATATATCAATCAACAAAACTAGCACTTAGTGAGTTACTTCTTTCAGGATGTACAACTGCAAGTGATCATCATTATGTTTTTTCTGATTCTACAAAAGATGCAATTGATATTCAAATGAATGTTGCAAAAGAACTTGGGATGAGAGTTGTTTTAACAAGAGGTTCAATGAGCCTTGGAAAAAAAGATGGAGGATTACCTCCTCAAAGTGTTGTTCAAGATGAGCAAATAATCTTAGAAGACTCAATTAGATTAATAAAAAAATATCATCAAAAAGAAGAAGGAGCAATGACTCAATTAGCCTTAGCACCTTGTTCACCTTTTTCAGTTTCCACTGATCTTATGATTGAAAGTGCAAAATTAGCAAAAGAGTATGACGTTTGTTTACATACACATTTGGCGGAAACTATAGATGAAGAAGAATTTTGTCTTAAAAAATTTGGAATGAGAACAGTTGATTATTTGGAGCATACAAATTGGTTACATAATAAAACTTGGCTAGCTCATGGAATTCATTTTAATGATGAAGAAATACAAAGATTAGGAGCTGCAAATGTAGGAATTTGTCATTGTCCAACATCAAATATGATGTTAGCTTCTGGAATTTGTAAAACATTAGAGCTTGAAAAAGCAGGTGTAGTTATTGGTATTGGAGTTGACGGTTCAGCTTCAAATGATGGTTCAAATATGATTCAAGAAGTAAGAATGGCAATGTATTTACAAAGATTAAAATATGGTTCATCAAAAATCACTCATCAAAAAGCATATGAATGGGCTACAAAAGGTTCAGCACAAGTTTTAAGAAGAGAAGATATTGGAGAAATAGCTGTTGGTAAAGAAGCAGATATTGCAATGTTTAAACTAGATGAATTAAGATTTTCAGGTTCTCATGATCCCTTAGCTGCTCTTTTACTTTGTGGAGCTCAAAAAGCGCACAGAGTAATGATAGCAGGAAATTGGAAAGTAAAAGATGGTGAAATTCTTGATTTAGATATTAAAAAATTACAGTTTGAACATACAAAACAAGCACAAAATTTATATATAAAAGCAAATTCAATTTAA
- a CDS encoding malate synthase G: MENYIKQGSLEVDKELLGLINDEIIPSTNITSDTFWKNFEQIIEDLTPINKALLEKRDEFQTKIDAWHKNNKFDKNDLTNYKNFLKEIGYLVEEKEDFEITTKNVDEEITLQAGPQLVVPVKNARFALNAANSRWGSLYDALYGSDVISKDGDLAITKEYNKLRGAKVVEFAKKYLDLVAPLKDGTHLIATSYKFIDGKLEIELNDGLSTSLKDNDKCIAFKGNALNPESIIFKNNNLHIEVLFDKDNFIGKLDSAGIKDLVVEAAITTIMDCEDSVAAVDAQDKVEVYKNWFGLMQGNLSESFEKNGKTLTRELNKDKIYKTLDGKELILHGRSLLFIRNVGHLMTNPAILDKDGNEVYEGIMDAMITVLAAIPDVKKSNEKSNSRTSSIYIVKPKMHGPEEVAFAVELFKRVELALDLPENTIKIGIMDEERRTTVNLKECIRAAKQRVVFINTGFLDRTGDEIHTSMLVGAFVPKSDMKKQAWIKAYEDNNVDIGLECGLQGIAQIGKGMWAMPDEMAAMLEQKIAHPKSGANTAWVPSPIGAVIHSIHYHQINVFEQQNELKKRKRASLDDILTIPLLEEDTVLTKEEIKFELDNNAQSILGYVVRWIDAGIGCSKVPDIHNVGLMEDRATLRISSQFLANWIEHKICTKEEVLASLKAMAIVVDKQNENDSSYINIAPSYDGIAFKAACDLVFKGKEQPSGYTEPILHEYRRKYKNRK; encoded by the coding sequence ATGGAAAATTATATAAAACAAGGAAGTTTAGAAGTAGATAAAGAATTATTAGGATTAATAAATGATGAAATTATTCCTAGTACTAATATTACAAGTGATACTTTTTGGAAAAACTTTGAACAGATTATAGAAGATTTAACTCCAATAAATAAAGCTCTTTTAGAAAAAAGAGATGAGTTTCAAACAAAGATTGATGCTTGGCATAAAAATAATAAGTTTGATAAAAATGATTTAACTAATTATAAAAACTTTTTAAAAGAGATTGGATACTTAGTAGAAGAAAAAGAAGATTTTGAAATTACTACAAAAAATGTAGATGAAGAAATAACTCTTCAAGCTGGACCACAACTTGTTGTTCCTGTTAAAAATGCGAGATTTGCACTAAATGCTGCAAATTCAAGATGGGGAAGTTTATACGATGCCCTTTATGGTTCTGATGTTATTTCAAAAGATGGTGATTTAGCAATTACAAAAGAATATAATAAATTAAGAGGTGCAAAAGTTGTTGAGTTTGCTAAAAAATATTTAGACCTTGTTGCTCCTTTAAAAGATGGTACACATTTAATAGCCACTTCATATAAATTTATAGATGGAAAACTTGAAATTGAATTAAATGATGGTTTATCAACAAGCTTAAAAGATAATGATAAATGTATTGCTTTTAAAGGTAATGCTTTAAATCCTGAATCAATTATATTTAAAAATAATAACCTTCATATAGAGGTATTATTTGATAAAGATAATTTTATTGGAAAACTTGATAGTGCTGGAATAAAAGATCTTGTAGTTGAAGCTGCAATTACTACTATTATGGATTGTGAAGATTCAGTTGCTGCTGTTGATGCACAAGATAAAGTAGAAGTTTATAAAAATTGGTTTGGACTTATGCAAGGTAATCTAAGCGAATCATTTGAGAAAAATGGAAAAACTTTAACAAGAGAATTAAACAAAGACAAAATCTATAAAACACTTGATGGAAAAGAATTAATTCTTCATGGAAGAAGTCTTCTTTTTATAAGAAATGTTGGACATCTTATGACTAATCCAGCGATTTTAGATAAAGATGGAAATGAAGTTTATGAGGGAATTATGGATGCTATGATTACAGTTTTAGCTGCAATTCCTGATGTGAAAAAATCAAATGAAAAATCAAATTCTAGAACAAGTAGCATATATATAGTAAAACCAAAGATGCATGGACCAGAGGAAGTTGCTTTTGCAGTTGAACTATTTAAAAGAGTAGAACTTGCTTTAGATTTACCAGAAAATACAATCAAAATTGGAATTATGGATGAAGAAAGACGAACAACTGTAAATTTAAAAGAGTGTATAAGAGCAGCTAAGCAAAGAGTAGTCTTTATTAATACAGGATTTTTAGATAGAACAGGTGATGAAATTCATACTTCAATGTTAGTGGGTGCTTTTGTTCCAAAATCTGATATGAAAAAACAAGCTTGGATAAAAGCTTATGAAGATAATAATGTTGATATTGGATTAGAGTGTGGATTACAAGGAATTGCTCAAATTGGAAAAGGAATGTGGGCAATGCCTGATGAAATGGCAGCTATGTTAGAGCAAAAAATTGCACATCCAAAATCAGGAGCAAATACAGCTTGGGTACCTTCACCAATTGGTGCAGTAATACATAGTATTCATTATCACCAAATTAATGTATTTGAACAACAAAATGAATTGAAAAAAAGAAAAAGAGCTAGTTTAGATGATATCTTAACTATTCCTCTTTTAGAAGAAGATACAGTTTTAACAAAAGAAGAGATTAAATTTGAACTAGATAACAATGCCCAAAGTATTTTAGGTTATGTTGTAAGGTGGATTGATGCTGGAATTGGGTGTTCAAAGGTTCCTGATATTCATAATGTTGGTTTAATGGAAGATAGAGCAACTTTAAGAATTTCATCACAATTTTTAGCAAATTGGATTGAGCATAAAATTTGCACAAAAGAAGAAGTTTTAGCTTCATTAAAAGCTATGGCAATTGTTGTTGATAAACAAAATGAAAATGATTCAAGTTATATAAATATTGCACCTTCTTATGATGGAATTGCTTTTAAAGCTGCGTGTGATTTAGTTTTTAAAGGAAAAGAACAACCTTCAGGTTATACAGAACCAATACTTCATGAATATAGAAGAAAATATAAGAATAGGAAATAA
- a CDS encoding FAD binding domain-containing protein, with product MRDYILLFINGKKHKVSSIYAKQNLSEYLRDTLGMKGTKIVCSEGDCGACTVLLHRYIDKKKTTFSSINSCIAPLYVLDCCHIITIEGIETSNSIHPVQEAMAKHHGTQCGFCTPGIVNALVSMSDDLIAANKNVDMKKVKNYTTGNLCRCTGYKGIVEAGMSLDLSEIKPLFERYDSKEIQEELEIAFKDEVVLDDKEKEISIILPKTIKRAVELKTENYSVISGGTDISVFVNKGYNKTKKFVSLINVDELYEIQDNDDFVSFSSRVSLTDVEKSCEEYFEEFANSLKVFASPQIKNKGTLIGNIANGSPIGDTIPFLYVSDASLELVSANGQRDILIPDFYLGYKQFALKDDEIITKVKIPKKDKEFKIYKVSARKDLDISVVSLAIGYKIEDEKIIDISIAYGGVAATVYKAKALEEVLLNKELKEEYFKEAISLIPSLLTPFSDHRGSSEFRIKLCQNLLMKFYSEVTSQREVA from the coding sequence ATGAGAGATTATATATTATTATTTATTAATGGGAAAAAACATAAGGTTTCAAGTATTTATGCTAAGCAGAACCTTTCTGAATATTTAAGAGATACCTTAGGTATGAAAGGAACAAAAATTGTTTGTTCTGAAGGAGATTGTGGTGCATGTACTGTTTTACTTCACAGATATATAGATAAAAAGAAAACAACTTTTTCTAGTATAAATTCATGTATTGCACCTTTATATGTACTTGATTGTTGTCATATTATTACTATTGAAGGAATTGAAACTTCAAATTCAATTCATCCTGTTCAAGAAGCAATGGCGAAACATCACGGAACTCAATGTGGATTTTGTACTCCTGGAATTGTAAATGCTTTAGTGTCTATGAGTGATGATTTAATTGCTGCAAATAAAAATGTAGATATGAAAAAAGTAAAAAATTATACTACTGGAAACTTGTGTAGATGTACAGGATACAAAGGTATTGTTGAAGCTGGAATGTCTTTAGATTTAAGTGAAATCAAACCACTGTTTGAAAGATATGATTCAAAAGAAATTCAAGAAGAACTTGAAATTGCATTTAAAGATGAAGTTGTACTAGATGATAAGGAAAAAGAAATTAGTATTATTTTACCTAAAACTATAAAACGTGCAGTTGAGTTAAAAACAGAAAATTATAGTGTGATTTCTGGAGGTACTGATATTTCTGTATTTGTAAATAAAGGTTATAACAAAACTAAAAAATTTGTATCTTTGATAAATGTGGATGAATTATATGAAATACAAGACAATGATGATTTTGTATCATTTTCTTCAAGAGTTAGTTTAACAGATGTTGAAAAAAGCTGTGAAGAATATTTTGAAGAGTTTGCAAACTCTTTAAAAGTATTTGCATCTCCACAAATCAAAAATAAAGGAACGCTTATAGGGAATATTGCAAATGGTTCTCCTATTGGTGATACTATTCCTTTTTTATATGTAAGTGATGCTTCTTTGGAATTAGTAAGTGCAAATGGACAAAGAGATATTTTAATTCCTGATTTTTATTTAGGTTATAAACAGTTTGCTTTAAAAGATGATGAAATTATTACAAAAGTGAAAATTCCAAAAAAAGATAAAGAGTTTAAAATATATAAAGTATCTGCTAGAAAAGATTTAGATATTTCTGTAGTATCTCTTGCAATTGGGTATAAGATAGAAGATGAAAAAATTATTGATATCTCAATAGCTTATGGTGGAGTTGCAGCAACTGTATATAAAGCTAAAGCCTTAGAAGAAGTTCTTTTAAATAAAGAATTAAAAGAGGAGTATTTTAAAGAAGCTATTTCTTTAATTCCTAGTTTATTAACACCTTTTAGTGATCATAGAGGAAGTAGTGAATTTAGAATAAAACTTTGTCAAAATTTATTAATGAAATTTTATAGTGAAGTAACTTCACAAAGAGAGGTTGCATAA
- a CDS encoding xanthine dehydrogenase molybdopterin binding subunit has product MSHGKNIPHDSAYTHVTGKSVFIDDRVAMTNEVFVGLITSKCAKGIVKNIDFTKALELEDVYAGYTAEDFVSNKWGTIVHDQSLLAKEIEHFDEPIAILACKDRASFEEAKALVAVEVEELEAVLSIDTAIKQKDFHYTATPFEKGDIKKAFENASNILEGDFYSGGQEHFYLESQAAVVYPLEDGGVEVHSSSQHSTETQHVVAHALGLPLNQVSCIVKRMGGGFGGKESQPAAFASYAGIVAKKLNRPARIILTKDEDMKITGKRHPVKTFYKVAFENNGKITALEAHTYSDGGAYTDVSPSILERVMFHLDGAYDLENAYISGRVCKTNYPSNTAFRGFGGPQGTFVIETLIEDIANFLNLDSLDIRKENYYKGDDCTTPYAQKVINNKLPELFEKIEKSSNYYERRKEIDAFNAKNTGTIKGLSLTAVKFGIAFTARHLNQGNALINIHLDGTIQASTGATEMGQGVNTKIAQIIAEVFDMEPKKVIIMSTSTQRNANTSPTAASSGSDINGGAALKAALVLKERIQKVAWQKFSGKVFNTVDEYSLDIEEDFQRLEFKSGMIIDPIEKKEISFEEVLNIAYVNRVSLCEYAHFKTEDLGFDKNTGRGKAFNYFTNGVALSEVSIDEFTGSMKLLKTDIIMDLGRMINPGIDEGQVAGAFVQAQGWVSLEKLCYSPKGELLSHSPTTYKIPSIQDMPREFNIDFIENNTTTMNVRRSKAVGEPPFLLGISVFTAAKDALRYRAKSKEIVKLNSPATNEAILMKLEELKA; this is encoded by the coding sequence ATGTCACATGGAAAAAATATACCACACGATTCAGCTTATACTCACGTAACAGGGAAAAGTGTTTTTATAGATGATAGAGTTGCAATGACAAATGAAGTATTTGTAGGTCTTATTACCTCAAAGTGTGCAAAAGGAATTGTTAAAAATATAGATTTCACAAAAGCTTTAGAACTTGAAGATGTTTATGCTGGATATACCGCAGAAGATTTTGTTAGTAATAAGTGGGGAACAATTGTTCATGACCAATCATTATTAGCAAAAGAGATTGAACATTTTGATGAACCTATTGCAATATTAGCTTGTAAAGACAGAGCTTCTTTTGAAGAAGCAAAAGCTTTAGTTGCAGTTGAAGTAGAAGAACTTGAAGCAGTTTTAAGTATTGATACAGCAATAAAGCAAAAAGATTTTCACTATACAGCGACACCTTTTGAAAAAGGTGATATTAAAAAAGCTTTTGAAAATGCTTCAAATATATTAGAAGGTGATTTTTATTCAGGTGGACAAGAACACTTTTATTTAGAATCACAAGCTGCTGTTGTTTATCCTTTAGAAGATGGTGGGGTTGAAGTTCATAGTTCATCTCAACATTCAACAGAAACACAACATGTAGTAGCTCACGCACTTGGACTTCCTTTAAATCAAGTATCTTGTATAGTAAAAAGAATGGGTGGAGGTTTTGGAGGAAAAGAATCACAACCTGCAGCATTTGCTTCTTATGCAGGAATTGTTGCAAAAAAACTTAATCGTCCTGCAAGAATAATTTTAACAAAAGATGAAGATATGAAAATTACAGGGAAACGTCATCCTGTAAAAACTTTTTATAAGGTTGCTTTTGAAAATAATGGAAAAATCACAGCACTTGAAGCTCATACATATTCAGATGGTGGAGCTTATACAGATGTAAGTCCTTCTATTTTAGAGAGAGTTATGTTTCACCTTGATGGTGCTTACGATTTAGAAAATGCATATATTTCTGGAAGAGTTTGTAAAACAAACTATCCTTCGAATACTGCATTTAGAGGTTTTGGTGGTCCACAAGGAACTTTTGTAATTGAAACATTAATTGAAGATATTGCAAACTTTTTAAATCTTGATTCTTTAGATATTAGAAAAGAAAATTATTATAAAGGTGATGACTGTACAACTCCTTATGCTCAAAAAGTTATCAATAATAAACTTCCCGAATTATTTGAAAAAATAGAAAAAAGCTCAAACTATTATGAAAGAAGAAAAGAAATAGATGCTTTTAATGCTAAAAATACAGGAACAATAAAAGGACTATCTTTAACAGCAGTTAAATTTGGTATTGCTTTTACTGCACGACATTTAAATCAAGGAAATGCTTTAATCAATATTCACCTTGATGGAACAATTCAAGCATCAACAGGTGCTACAGAAATGGGACAAGGAGTTAATACAAAAATTGCACAAATTATTGCTGAGGTTTTTGATATGGAGCCTAAAAAAGTAATCATAATGTCAACATCAACACAAAGAAATGCAAATACATCTCCAACAGCAGCTTCGAGTGGTTCTGATATAAATGGTGGAGCTGCATTAAAAGCTGCACTTGTATTAAAAGAAAGAATTCAAAAAGTAGCTTGGCAAAAATTTAGTGGAAAAGTTTTTAATACAGTTGATGAATACTCACTTGATATTGAAGAAGATTTCCAAAGATTAGAGTTTAAATCAGGAATGATAATTGATCCAATAGAAAAGAAAGAAATCTCTTTTGAAGAGGTTTTAAATATTGCATATGTAAATAGAGTTTCATTATGTGAATATGCTCATTTTAAAACTGAAGATTTAGGTTTTGATAAAAATACAGGAAGAGGAAAAGCTTTTAATTACTTTACAAATGGTGTTGCTTTAAGTGAAGTTAGTATTGACGAATTTACAGGTTCTATGAAACTTTTAAAAACAGATATTATTATGGATTTAGGACGAATGATAAATCCAGGAATCGATGAAGGACAAGTAGCAGGTGCATTTGTTCAAGCTCAAGGTTGGGTAAGTTTAGAAAAACTTTGTTATTCTCCTAAAGGTGAGTTATTATCTCATTCACCAACTACATATAAAATACCAAGTATTCAAGATATGCCAAGAGAATTTAATATTGATTTTATAGAAAATAATACAACAACAATGAATGTAAGACGCTCAAAAGCAGTAGGTGAACCGCCATTTTTATTAGGAATTAGTGTTTTTACAGCTGCAAAAGATGCTTTAAGATATAGAGCAAAATCAAAAGAAATAGTAAAACTTAACTCACCTGCAACAAATGAAGCAATTTTAATGAAATTAGAAGAGTTAAAGGCATAA
- a CDS encoding XdhC family protein, with protein MNFVFDEFLLACQKLRENNISFVITTLTDKKNSVPQDIGSKMIITPDGIAFGTVGGGAFEKNAISIAQELLKDEELKTLYKEINLNKDLKMTCGGSANLLFEKIETKEAWEITVFGAGHVSQSVIRTLLNLDCKIKCIDIRQDWLDKLPKSPKLELIKVSQYTDEIENISTKSYVLIMTPGHKFDYPILKEVIKKDIFPYIGVIGAKNKRHKLDRQLKEENLKNEFFCPMGEKFGSNNPNEIAISITAQLLKVRDFLLNQ; from the coding sequence ATGAATTTTGTATTTGATGAATTTCTCCTAGCTTGTCAAAAGCTAAGAGAAAATAATATCTCTTTTGTAATCACAACCTTAACAGATAAAAAAAACTCAGTACCACAAGATATAGGCTCAAAAATGATTATCACTCCTGATGGTATTGCTTTTGGAACAGTAGGCGGTGGAGCTTTTGAAAAAAATGCAATATCAATTGCACAAGAGTTATTAAAAGATGAAGAACTTAAAACTTTATATAAAGAAATTAATTTAAATAAAGATTTAAAAATGACTTGCGGAGGTTCAGCAAATCTTTTATTTGAAAAAATAGAGACAAAAGAAGCTTGGGAAATCACAGTTTTTGGAGCAGGGCATGTCTCACAATCAGTGATACGAACACTTTTAAATCTTGATTGTAAAATAAAATGTATAGATATAAGACAAGATTGGTTGGATAAATTACCAAAATCACCAAAATTAGAATTAATCAAAGTATCACAATATACAGATGAAATTGAAAATATCTCTACTAAATCTTATGTTTTGATTATGACACCAGGTCATAAATTTGATTATCCAATTTTAAAAGAAGTTATAAAAAAAGATATTTTCCCCTATATTGGTGTAATTGGTGCAAAAAATAAAAGACATAAATTAGATAGACAACTAAAAGAAGAAAATCTAAAAAATGAGTTTTTTTGTCCAATGGGTGAAAAGTTTGGATCAAATAATCCAAATGAAATAGCTATTAGTATTACTGCACAACTTTTAAAAGTAAGAGACTTTTTGTTAAATCAATAA
- a CDS encoding urease subunit beta has translation MLLTNREQEKLMIYTAAKLALERKERGCKLNFPEATAIITSYILEGARDGKSVAQLMVDATKVLDETDVMDGIASMMDMVQVEATFDDGTKLVTVHSPIQANDSMVPGEYIVDDGEIQLNENCTIDTIEVENTGDRPIQVGSHYHFFEVNSNLSFDRELAYGKRLDVAAGTSVRFEPGSKKEVNLVVFTGKRYMSGFNALVEGNLDDESTKQKAMQNLAVFLGEK, from the coding sequence ATGTTATTGACAAACAGAGAACAAGAAAAGTTGATGATATATACAGCTGCAAAACTTGCACTTGAGCGAAAAGAAAGAGGGTGTAAGCTTAATTTTCCAGAAGCTACTGCAATTATTACTTCATATATACTTGAAGGTGCAAGAGATGGAAAAAGTGTTGCACAACTTATGGTTGATGCTACAAAAGTTTTAGATGAAACTGATGTAATGGACGGAATTGCTTCTATGATGGATATGGTTCAAGTTGAAGCAACTTTTGATGATGGTACAAAACTTGTAACTGTTCATAGTCCAATCCAAGCAAATGATTCAATGGTCCCTGGTGAATATATTGTTGATGATGGTGAAATACAATTAAATGAAAATTGTACTATTGATACAATTGAAGTTGAGAATACAGGTGATAGACCTATTCAAGTAGGTTCTCATTATCACTTTTTTGAGGTAAATTCTAACCTTAGCTTTGATAGAGAACTAGCTTATGGTAAAAGACTTGATGTAGCAGCAGGTACATCTGTACGGTTTGAACCAGGAAGTAAAAAAGAGGTTAATCTTGTTGTCTTTACAGGTAAAAGATATATGAGTGGATTTAATGCTTTGGTTGAGGGTAACTTAGATGATGAATCAACAAAACAAAAAGCAATGCAAAACCTTGCAGTTTTTTTAGGAGAGAAATAA